CAAGCAGCGGTTGCAGTCGGGAAGTTCCAAGGAGAAATAATGGCGATAACACCTACGGCTTCGCGAGTCACTTCAACAGAGACCCCAGGACGGACGGAGGCAGCGTTATCGCCAATCTGACGCAACACTTCAGCAGCGAAATATTGGAAAAACTGGCCTGCACGGTAGATTTCACCGCGACCTTCAGCAAACGGCTTGCCTTCTTCACTAGATAGTAACTTTCCTAGCTCATCACAACGGGCAATCAGTTCATCACCAATCGCTTGCAGTACCGCCTGTTTGCGCTCGATGGGTGTTTTTTCCCACTCAGGTTGAGCCTGCTTGGCCGCCTGAATAGCTTGTTGAACCTGAGCTTCGCTTGCCTGAGCAAAATCACCCAGATTCTCGCTGATGTCGGATGGGTTAATGTTGGCAACGGTATTGATGCCTGGCTGCCATTCGCCGCCAATGTAGAGCGATTTTTCGGCCTGAACCTTGTTTAATGATGTCATGATTGCTTCCTTTGTTCTTGCTGACGGCTTTACTCGCCATCAGGCTGTTATTCGTAATAAGGGGTTACTGGGCTTGGTTCGCAGAAGCGTAAACGACAAACTCCACCAACATCTCTTCTCTTGCTAGGCCAGCAACGACCATGGCAGCGCGATTTGGGTACGGCGCGTCAAAGTACTCGGCGTAAACTTGGTTAACCGTTTTGAGGTATTCACGGTCAGTCACGTAAATCAGCACTTGCAGAACAGAGTCCAGTGACTCGCCTGCGCATTCTAGGGTGTGCACTAAGTTGTTAAATGTCTGACGGGTTTGCGCTTCAATACCCCCTTCCACGACAGCACCAGTGGCATCAATCGGGATTTGCGCGGTGTAGAGAGTGCCATTGTTAACAATCGCCCATTCGAGAGGAGCCTTTGAGGCGAACAGTGATGTTTTGACTGGGTGTTTTTGAGTTTGAGTATTCACGTGTTTTCAACCTTTTGTAAACAAATTGTTTCGTAATGGTTAAATCTTGCACTTTGACAGACGATAAATCTAACGGTAAATTTCTTACATTCGATAAAAAAAACTTATCACCTTACTGAGACTATGGTGAATAAAGGGATGGCAAGGAGTCCGAGTTGAGCATCAAATTTCAACAATTAAAGCATTTTGTGATGGTGGTCGAAGAAGGCGGTTTTCGCGCGGCGTCACATCGCGCCAACCGTTCTCAGGCCGCATTATCCACATCAATAAAAGAGCTGGAAAAGATATTGGGACAAGCATTATTCGAAGCGGGTAATAAAGCCAAATTAACCCCATTTGGCGAAATCTGTTTGCCGAAGATCATTCAGTTTCTCAATATCTACACAGCACTAGACAATGATTTGCGTGCTGCCGCAGCCGGCCAGCAAGGGCGGGTAAAAATCGCCAGTGTGCCTTCTGTTGCCGCTAAACTCATTCCGAGCGTTTTAGGGGCATTCTGCGAGCAACACCCAAACGTAGAAGTCAGTTTGATTGATGACAATGCCGCAGGGGTCGAAGCGAGATTACTCTCTGGCGAGGTTGATTTAGCACTGGGAAACCCGTCTCATCTCGATGATAACAACATGACGTTCACGCCTTTATTGTCGGACCCGATTGGTGTGGTGTGTTTGAGTGATAATCCGATTGCGACTAGCCGAGAAGGTATTGAGTGGCAAACACTGCTCAAGCAGCCGTTTATTCGTAACGGGACCTGCACTTTGCTCGATCCAACGCCTGCTCGCGCTCTAAGTCAGCAAGCCCTTTACTCGGTAGAGAACATTACCTCGCTGTTTTCCGTATTAGAACTAGGCATCGGTGTCACAACCCTGCCGAAATTGGCCTTCCCTACCAATGAAACCCGATTGGTGTGGATACCGCTTATCGACCCGCCATTGGAAAGACAAATCGGTATCTTCACGCTCAGCGACCGAACCATTTCTCCGCAGGCACAAGCGTTTCACGATTTATGTGTGGAGTACTTAAGCTATCAGGATGAGGACAGTCAGGATTGATTGTTTGGTCGATAAAAACAACCCCGCCAAAATGAGCGGGGTCATGACTAAAGCCATTGTGGCTGATTGAGTGTCAGCCAGTCGGATATGCGCCGTGCTACGGCGTCTGGCTGCTCCATGCTGGAGAGGTGACCGCAGC
This sequence is a window from Vibrio coralliilyticus. Protein-coding genes within it:
- a CDS encoding RidA family protein; the protein is MNTQTQKHPVKTSLFASKAPLEWAIVNNGTLYTAQIPIDATGAVVEGGIEAQTRQTFNNLVHTLECAGESLDSVLQVLIYVTDREYLKTVNQVYAEYFDAPYPNRAAMVVAGLAREEMLVEFVVYASANQAQ
- a CDS encoding LysR family transcriptional regulator, translating into MSIKFQQLKHFVMVVEEGGFRAASHRANRSQAALSTSIKELEKILGQALFEAGNKAKLTPFGEICLPKIIQFLNIYTALDNDLRAAAAGQQGRVKIASVPSVAAKLIPSVLGAFCEQHPNVEVSLIDDNAAGVEARLLSGEVDLALGNPSHLDDNNMTFTPLLSDPIGVVCLSDNPIATSREGIEWQTLLKQPFIRNGTCTLLDPTPARALSQQALYSVENITSLFSVLELGIGVTTLPKLAFPTNETRLVWIPLIDPPLERQIGIFTLSDRTISPQAQAFHDLCVEYLSYQDEDSQD